From one Trifolium pratense cultivar HEN17-A07 linkage group LG1, ARS_RC_1.1, whole genome shotgun sequence genomic stretch:
- the LOC123903294 gene encoding NDR1/HIN1-like protein 3: MAGNQLNGAYYGPSIPPPQQKPRRHRNDDGCGFCSCLCGCFRGCCGCIFNCILSIICKILTTIIIIIVILGFLFWLIVRPNVVNFTVTDASLTQFNFTNNNTLHYDLAVNITIRNPNRRVGIYYDNIETLAFYKDVRFGSQTLGQFFQHHKNTSFLNPNFKGQQVVPLSSKQLSEFEKEKNDGVFDINVKLLLNVRFKLGLFKSGKAKPKVHCDLKIPLKSSNGTLVGNGFQATDCDWDYKWKLFH; this comes from the coding sequence ATGGCCGGTAACCAACTCAACGGCGCTTACTACGGTCCATCGATTCCACCGCCACAGCAAAAACCCCGCCGCCACCGCAACGACGACGGTTGCGGCTTCTGCAGCTGTCTCTGCGGCTGTTTCAGAGGCTGTTGCGGTTGCATCTTCAACTGCATCTTAAGCATAATCTGCAAAATCCTCACcacaatcatcatcatcatcgtaaTCCTCGGTTTCCTCTTCTGGCTAATCGTTCGACCTAACGTCGTCAATTTCACTGTCACAGATGCATCTCTTACTCAATTCAATTTCACAAACAACAACACACTTCACTACGATCTTGCCGTTAACATCACGATCCGAAACCCTAATCGGAGAGTTGGTATCTATTACGATAACATCGAAACGCTTGCGTTTTATAAAGATGTTAGGTTTGGTTCTCAAACTTTAGGTCAATTCTTTCAGCATCATAAGAATACGAGTTTCTTGAACCCTAATTTTAAAGGTCAACAAGTTGTTCCTTTGAGTTCAAAACAGCTTTCGGAGtttgagaaagaaaagaatgatGGTGTTTTTGATATTAATGTGAAGCTTTTGCTTAATGTGAGGTTTAAATTGGGTTTGTTTAAGAGTGGGAAAGCTAAACCTAAGGTTCATTGTGATTTGAAGATTCCTCTGAAATCAAGCAATGGAACATTGGTGGGTAATGGGTTTCAAGCTACTGATTGTGATTGGGATTATAAGTGGAAATTGTTCCATTAA